The nucleotide sequence AAGTTgcgaaaatgtcgcttaaactaaatagcctttcatcccTCAAATATGAAGTCAAAGTATCAATTGTATAACATAGCGATTGATTCATTCTTCAAACTGGAGCACTGGCTTCGAGACAGAAACATTCATGGTTATGAACCCAAACCCGAGCTTGTTTACAAAGCtacacaataaatataattaaatgtcgTTCGTGTACAGTAAAAGCTCCCGATTCGCGCTTCCTTCGTGCGCGAATTAAAAAATGCGATccatacacatacacattgataaaaaggattaCAATATGTAGATATCCAACCGATATATCCCTTGTAAACGCGTCGTCAAATGgactaataaaaacgtaaaataGACCTCATTACAACTATGCCTAAATAGACAGAATGAAACCAACCTTAATACTAAATACATAAAGTAGGTATGTATATCCCGTATGGGGAACGTATCTACGGTTTCTGTATTTGTAGCATATTTACGGAATAAAGATatttccgatcctgcggacagaatggtaagcagtcgatGTCACTCAacacacgtcatttcgaatcctcccgatccactaacggtgcttttaggtacctcaagcaccggtcatcgtaaattaacccacagacacagcccactgagtttctcgccggatcttctcagtgggtcgcgtttccgatccggtggtagattctgcgaagcactgctcttgccagggttcgtgttagcaacgtcgtcaggtttgagccccgtgagctcacctactagttaaggttacgctgaaatagctgctcaaggctatcagcttaggtaggaaaaaaaaagggaataaagagcttttactacGTCTTGTGGAAAATGTTTTCTTAGTTAAAATTACTACCTACTTAGTAGCTTGAGTCTGTATGAGTTGAAACattgtacaataattatttttggcGCCTAAGTTGTAAATTAAtgtaaagttttaattattatttttttaattttttttattgcttagaggggtggacgagctcacagcccacctggtattaagtggttactagagcccatagacatctacaacgtaaatgtgccacccaccttgagatataagttctaagatctcaagtatagtcacaacggctgccccacccttcaaaccgaaaggcattactgcttcacggcagaaataggcagggtggtggtacctacccgggcggactcacaagaggtcctaccacctgtaataaataattatccgATCGTTTCAGTTCTATACTAATGACAATCAATTCAACACTCAAACGTTACTGTCCGAAGCGAGCACGCCGCGGACCGCGAACCCGACCGACAAGAAATCCAACAAACAAACGGTTCAAGTAAACAATTCGAAAACGAAGAACTTCGACAATACCGAATTGAAATACGCAAAGAAACAAATGGACGATGCTGTAACGTATTTGAAGAACGTTGCGGCTCAGAAACGGGAATCAGACGAATGTGAACTCTACGGGCGACTGCTCGCTAAGAAGCTACGGAAATTAGACGAACATCAACGAGACGTGGCCATGCACGAAATAGACAATATAATGTTCAGGGCGAGAATGCAGACCGGTGGCACGCAACGGAGTTACACGGCTTCAACTTCGCCAGTACCGAGGAAGATTAAATCCCCGATCTTCATTGTGACCCAGGAAAACGGACAACAGTTCGAAGATGAGAATACGCCTTACCAAAATCACATGCAAGGACTGCAGCAGAcgtaatacaaatatattttgtttcaatgGCTAAATGACTGTGATTTTTAAACTAGAAATATGTGAAATAGATCGATACGTCTCAGACAGGTCGTTTGAGATAATTGGCTACATTATTTAAGGTTGTTCATAATCGAAGCTAGGGTTGAGCTAAGCCATTGTGACGGATTCGGACAGACCTTTTTAGTTTTTATCGAAACCGAAGCTCGAACTGTTACAAAATCATTAAATGTGAGCCCCACAGGTAGCTGCCATCTtcatgcttatttctgccgcggagTAGTCATGCTTTTTGGTTTAacaatacatgttttttttcctacttattcgcttataacctaagaggctatttccagctacgcgcggacgggtaggcgaGCCCGCGGGTTCAATTTGAGCTCAATCTAACACTGGCTCTactaagagtagtgcttcgtagaatccactaccggatcggaatagcgatCCACCGAAGACCACACGATCTAATTGGGAATTTTCGAATTGTATTCCTTATTCGATTCCTACAATATTAAGTGGGTAGTAAACTTATTACTTGCTTTCATCTGCTCATTTAGTTCGTAAAAACAAATGTCGGATGAGATAAATAATATGGTGGTGGCATTGAGCTGGTCTGATGGTGTACCCGGAATGCGAATCGCGATACCCTTGCCTAGAAAACAATGGGTTtgtgcttttttaattttatctttatgAGTAGTGCTcgcaaaacatttatttttttgtttgcacGAGTTCTTATAAACTTATGGCAATCGTACTCGTAATTAGCAGAATTTAGATTCGAGGAATAGAGTGTTCTCTGTATACGTAGTGTCCGTAAAAACGTATGATTTTAAGTGATTAAGTTTTTAAATAGTTAAAGTAGGTACTTTTACCATTTAATCTCGCTTGTTTTAAACTGCACACTTCTGCAACccaaatattttttgaattgtACAACGTTAATGTTTTTGATACAGCTTTGTTAAATATTACACTTATTTTgtctaaattttatttgaaaatttgcatacccaataataatattaaaattaaaattgaaggaATTTTAATGGGTCTGTCGTATGAGACTCATATCGTAAGAGgcgtatcatcatcatcatcatcatcaacagcccacagacgtccactgctggacataggcctctcccaatccacaccactgagcacggtctgcggctctcctcatccacttcttgccggccaccgtgcggaggtcatcgcaccacctagccaagtATGAGAGATCTAAAATCTAAACCCTACAGTAACACAATTCTACGTGcgttatatcttttttttttcacataatGAATCATTTCTGGCTTACAAATGTATGAGATATGGTACACAAACGTcatgtttaatgtaattttaacataaatttatttGGACTGTAAAGATTGTATAAAATACGAACTGTAAGTGCaatgattttaatatatacatatacttatatttttttaatgtaactaaagagttcattttaatttgtttgttaaacAATTGGAAACCTGTTGCTTATTTATtacctatatttataaaaaaatgttagttaCGATAAGTAAGAAGTGCCTAAAATAGGTAAATAAGTTATTACTATAAGAGTACTCGTGGATATTATGTgtggataattttatttaccatGAAATAGTTTTGATGAATGTCGAAATAATTCACTAGATCAAGGCATCGCATGAATGGCCGCGGAAGGCAACTTGACTCTTCACTAGTGACAAGCTTTCTGCCGGTgacaatgaaaaattaaatgattCTTAATCATGCCAATTAGCGGTACATCGGTGTTTCTCAATGCTCCTGATATTTGGACTATATACTCTCCCCTGCCTTAGAACGCGGAAAAAAAACGCACGGAGTTTATCCGTAACCGTCGCGAACAATACATAGTTGCTCAAAATTATTAATGGGAAAAATAACATAGTCCAACAAAACAagaatgtttaataaaaatttctcaAGTTTATTATCGTTTGATTTGAAACCACAGGATTATGGAGGGAAGGGGCAACATCTTATATAGgggataaattgaaaaaatgtcCACCTCTAAGCAGCAAGTCATTGTTGGaggactcaccgaaatagcacTAGTATAGGAAGTGGAATGGATTATTCAGTTTTAAACAGAATAAAGTAAGCTGAATGGAAGTGTGGTAGTTAATGGCGCTATTTTTacatctttccacttgctactgtggcgccaccttaattttCTCActttcagcggacacttttgAATACACTGAGATGGTGTACTTACTTCTATCATCCGTGCACAGAATGTCGAACAGGCACACAGGTTTTAGTTACTGGTGGTCCTACATTAGTATGGTATTACCCTGTATGAAAAATAACCCTATATatttaagtctttttttttatttgtttttttttattgcttaaatgggcggacgagctcacagcccacctggtgttaggtggtcactggagcccatatatatctacaaccgtaaatgcgcctcccaccttgagatggtctcagtatagttacaacggctgccccacccttcaaaccgaaacattactgcttcacggcagaaataggcagggtggtgatacctacccgtgcggactcacaagaggtcctatcaccagtaattacgcaaattataattttgcgggtttgatttttattacggaatgttattccttcaccgtggaagtcaatcatgaacatttgttaaatacggaTTTAACTTATTTTACGGAAGTATTATCAGAAATGTTCTGGTAGACGGGACATGTCGACTATACAAGCGTAGCGAAGACGACATGAAGGCGTTTATAATCGGTTCTATTCGATGCGAAACCTGCGATGCGAGGGAAGTGAATTGTGATAGTGGACTCTACCTTAAGTGtggaaataacaaaatacagCTTTAATATAAACttcagtggaagttttatttatcccgagccctaGCGCGTAACATTATGATGAAACATCTTTATCTATTGAAACATCGCTAAGTAAGGTACCACATTGGTGCTTGTAATCTTGGTTAGTTAAAGGTTGGAAAATTCAAAGGTTTAAAGTTTGTTTAACTAGGTTATTTAATGCCTCTAGTTTACGAAAGCGGTAAGCATTCCCGTTAGATTTCGTTCATAGAATTCACAAGGCAgtgatcatagattatacacttaatatatttgcagTGACACAAGGGAGGGATACAAGCCGCTCTCGGCTCTCGCTTGTACCTGGAAAAAATACCtaattaacaattttaaatggctacattatttattaCCGTTACCCCCAAAATACCTGCCCACAATTCAAAGAGATTTTTTCATGAATTATCCAATATACCACTTTGGATTTGTCTAATTGGACAAGCAAAGGACGCGTAGCCCACATACCTAAACCTTTTGCTAAATCGGGCTGATGCTACGTAGGTATTATACAAAAAAGTCTTCAAGACGAACGAGAGGACGTTGTTACACTTACAAGGTTTTTTACGGTATAGGTTTAGAAAAACCTGATctaacaaaatgaaacaaaacgaaACAAATGACTTCGCTTccccgcaaaaaaaaaaaacataaaaagtccTAGCTCAAAGAGAAGCTCATGGAAGACTACAATGGAATGCAATCGCAAAACGACAGGACAATAAATGGTCGCCATGTAAGTTTCAAAAATCTTCTGTTAATCAAGAATCCGCTTCACAATTTCGCCAGAGACACATCTAGTTCGTGGTACcggagatgagatgaaatggtTAGTAGGGCGCTTCATATTTTTACTCTTCTTCCCAACCTACGGGACACTCTGTCTTCCGCGGTCTCCGGAACACTGCGAGACTCGAACAGTCTGCATCAATAGGAAACCGTGGCGGCTAAATTTCgtgacaaaataaatttagtaaatGATGATGTACAGATGATGTACATGTTCACAAAATAATAAGAATCATTTAAGTGACAAATTTTAGGTTAAAACGTGTCATAATTATGGCTTATTAACCATTTAGTATtctgtgaaatgaaataaaactgcCAAAGCTAAATCTCTTCTCATGAATCGGCGAAACCTTTGGATCTGTGGAGGGTTTCGCCTTTCGGTCATAGTTATAATGTTTCGGTTCTCTCcttattttgtaccgtatgcaatgctctaaggaattgtttaACATAATTTGGCACAGTGGCGTAGCTATACTATCTGAggcatataataaaatcattggaTGGGGCCCCAGTAAAAATAGCCACATTGTAATTTAGTTTTCATAAATAACTGGATTAATTATCCaacaatatgattaatattgtGTGCATTTTAGTTACtatatttctaataaattaaattttaaaaagcttaaatattacatatttataataaaataatgatttaaacCAGACATTATTCTAATAAATAGTTAGAATTCCTCTAACATCATACGTCGCTAGCCCGCCAACGTCACAAAAAGTACATTTTGGGTCAACAAAATACGGGGATTCCCAGTGTCTTTAGTTGCGCCTCCATACTTCCGTGACAAAAATTGAGCAACCAATGGAAACGTTCAAAATGGAACTTTTTTTAGAAATCTTTGAAATCTTAACAATTCATTTGACCATGGTTTAGTCACTTTTATTTTCAGTTAATAACCAATTTAATTCTACATTATcagttaaaattacaaaatttgtaaaaatagaCTTGGCTGTACAGGGTGTCTTCTCTCGGCCTATATAAATTAAgaaccaaattaaaaaaataaacatgataCATGTTATTGTTTTCTCTATGAATGAACTGTATTAAATGacttttaattgtttttcataATTTGCAAAACAaagatttcataaaaaaatggttACCAATTCttcagtttaaaaatataataatttaggaGTGATTTGCTTTAAACATGGCTACTATGATAAAAGAAAAACGTCGTGAGGTAATAATTTATAGCAGAAAATACATAGTTATCAACATGAAAACAGTGCTGATTTACGCAGTGCTTAGGTTTAGTCATAACATTAAATTccctttattttatatttttgcttCTATAAATCGatcaaattttatatattaaattaatgtaaatatgtGCCTTTTGATAGCTTACTGTCGGTAGTAAACAAACTATGTTAATAAAATTCTCAGACTTACAAATGTTTGAATTTGTAAAGGATGGAAgtctataaaaacaaaaataatgtaaaaatgaTAGCAATGTCAATATAGAAGCAGCTCAGGATAGCTAATACTGCATATTTGGCTTCTTTTAGTACAGTGGCATCGATTGTGATTTGATACAAAGTGATTTTCTTCTGCCTGATGTGATGCTGCATTCCTGCAGAAAATATACAATAAGACAAAGTATATAAAGTCCTTTTTTTCcagaaaaagaaaactaaagagAAATTGAGTAGTAAAAGTACAGATATTCAGCTATCAGAGAGTGATGTTGTTGCATGTCCAAGCTCAGATGCCACTATTTCTCAGACCCTCGAATTAGTGATAGACACAAGTGATAAAACTTCAACAGTTCCTATTAAAGTTCAAGATATTAATGTAATAGAAAGCAAAAGTGAAATTAAAATCTCGGAAAGGAAATTGGAAATGGTAGAAAGCAAAAATGTTGAAGAAGTTAGTGAGAATAGTAAGACTATGACAGAAACATATAAagaattaaattcaaaattggaACGTTTGATTATACCCAACCAGTGTTTTGACATCACTGAGCAAAGGGAATATGAACTAGCTCATCCAGATGCATATAATACAAGAGTAAGAGACTGTTTAACAAATGAATCCTCTAACTATTCTGTACATACAAATGAAGAAAGCATAGCAATAGAAGAAAGTGGTATTAATAATATAGGCCTGGCTGAAGCTTTAACACCTTCAGCTCCTATGTTAGAGGAAAAAGTACACAAACCACCTCAGCAGTCAATGTATGAAGTTCCAGAGAAAGTTGAGGAGCCAAGAGTTAAGTGTATTCCATTAGAAGaggcaattaatttatttgccaGGAAAGAGTTTGAGCTTATAAAATCTTTGAGTGAGAAGGAAGAAACTATTGTTGAAGCTGGACCTTCATCAGGGCCTGAGCATCCTTTGGTTGATCTGCTGTCTACATTCAGGTTATAAGTGTTATGATTTCATTAAAACTTATATTCATCAAATAGGTCAATTAACACATATATGAAACTAAAATAAGACTTATCACAATAATACTATGtttgtggtaggcagcggcttggctctgtccctggcattactgaagtccaggggcgacggtaaccactcaccatcaggtgggccgtatgctcgtctgcctacaagggcaataaaaaaaattttaataataatactatgtattaaaattttattattatttttatgtactaTCATATTTTACTGAAACCCTCAGCCTTCAAAATGTGAATTCCTCCACCCACTAAACACAAGGTTGAAGTTTCGCTTTTATTGTATAACAACTTAACTTTCGAATGGGAGCGTCTAACTGCTTCATGGCCAAGAATGGTGAGATAGTATTTATTCCTGAGGACTTACAATATGCCATTTCACTAGTAAACAATTAGACTCATGTTAATTTGTGCTATAAACTTAGTTCAAGTAAGAACATCAGGACAAAGACATCTTCAGTTTTTTAGATATTTGACAAGTTTCATctgtagaaaataaaaaaatattttctaaaattttttaGTTCATCACTTAGAGCTGTAGAAAGGGAACGCACGAAAATAACTCTTGGTTTTATCGAAGAGGAGTCCTCCAGATCGAGACTATGGTTGATTGAAAAACGTTACATAAAAGCAAAGGAGCAGTGCAGATGTGGTGCCAAAGTATATGTGCAAGCGTGGTATGAACATGCACAGCTGTTGAAAGAAAAGCTTCCTGCAGCTAAGCTCACACTAGAAGGACTGCTGAGAGACATAACGGATTCATACTGTCATCATCAACATGAAGCCTTGTTAGCACATTGTGAGGTAAGTGTTTCATAACTCTGTTGCCTATGTtctctatttaaattaaatttcagtttAAGTTATGTAGTTTGGTCTAGAATTTCTCAAATTTAAATAGTGTTACATGCtggggttcgagataaataaaaattctaccagagtacaacttaaaaactgtattcaacactttgaaccttcgatcaacaatagtaactagataaagggacacgtacaaaattaaagcaaaagctGTCCGCATGAATATACACATAAATAGCTACATTCGTtgactaacaaacggagaaaaaagttttgaaacacttttacgttcaaactaattacaactatggcacctactaataaagtcacaaatctccaaaacattatctaatacttacgatcattcgtcacataaaattagcaaagcaataaattactcctgtcatttaccaataaaaagacatatgttaaagaacttttaatgttaaatcaatcttaaaatgcaagaaataaagtaacttttcccttaattgctctgagaactaacgacgtttttttttatttatttttgcttcttgaaatgccgatttctgtttactacaggaggtaaggaaGTCGCGCTGAacgctaaaataatttattaatgaattaaagtaaaagtttagttgtttaatttttatcttttggaaatgtatgtttgttagtatctatacattacttattactttattagcgttacgtttttgtgtaatatatatttttatagtatgtttttaagtttttcgcgaccagtgcgcataataaaacaacgtttaaacggtttcaagcgcggtatttttattacaatgtttcggccacgtttcagtagccgcGAGCACGAAAGGCAAAAATGTCCAGTATCAATAAGCGgagatcttagctggcttataaaagtcatctcttgtttctctggcgacaatcgagatccattctgcacacgtgattgctaggaaagctaaaataaaaatggaaagctaagtatctaatgagagtccaacaaacagacacaaaagcagcattaaccaattttaaccaactaatttcgaagtactgctaacaaattttaaaaaattattacaacacaaatcaactccatgcatttactgttctgttaagcaaaagtttgtccatgtgttggccgagccttggccaacatttgtagcggtggttaaaaatcggtaattttgttcaaaatttaatattatttataagtttaaagcttaaaatatagtttatacttcatgtacttaccgaaagtaagatactccggccgttaaattgctttttcgggcattatttttgcaacttttgaatacacattgcggtattgtgagacgggttgacattggctgtgtttgaagtgaactaaacaaaataacagctcacatttcaagtgagctgttatttgacgagacggattttctgcaccgacccgaaatctagttactattgttgatcgaagctttgaacacttaaaacactcttttttttttttttttggtcaggtgGAAATCGTCTGACTTCcaccctcccctggggatgaagggcggggcatgtcggagtcgaactgactaaagcctcctgtcgctcaacaacccgcgtccgaacctcgcacgagacagaacccatgaaaaggcaaaggggggaaagtgaagcgtttagtgcggagcacatctctcccatcaccctccccctcgggacgccggactggcggtcgtcggcgccacgaccaccagcccgcctagatggcgccggttagaatgggttatcctacggaataccccgctgggtcagaaccagcgtgggtcgaggatagccggccttccatcacccggatgctcttgcgtaaaacgcgtgcagagcagcttgcacgtcgtcttcttaggccccctccgccggtccccagaccgacatgtgaagaggacccgaaacccttagagggccagggcttggccgagatccgcctccctggcccccgtccgacggcggcgggcttgcgcgtctctcacgcgccccgccgcctccttctgcgagatggtgcactcgcagaagtcgagcatcgccttccacgactcgtcgtcgccgagcatcgatgccacaacactcggcaacgacaagtcgtttcctatttttgcgacaaggacacggcgccacccctcccatgcggggcaggcgacgagcgtatgctctgccgtgtccaagtcgtaATCACAATgttggcactctgccgtcggctcggctgtgatccggtgcaggaacacaccgaaacaaccatgcccagtgagcacctgcgtgagccggaaagtgaggcgtcctctgtcacgattcacccaatccacaaggaccgggcgaatcgcctcgacggtcctacgaccagccgaaggatcagccagccgtctggaccatgactccagcacggaccgcagagattgggccctccgcgctctgaccacactggggctgggacgcgccacgcccccggcacgaaggtcagcccgccactgatagtcagcggcgagcgcctccgcttccagaacccaaggcggcgtcccagccagtacacacgccgcctcaaaggagatggtgcgataaccacggaacttaaaacactcaacaaacactttaaaactctcaattcgcttcttccgcttcgcttcaggtgaaccgttcgctgtttcgcttcgagtaattccgattactaactgactgcgtgcatttctacaacgcttttatagccaatacctcatccctagaaatatcgaaaatattccacacatctctagtagtagttctcgctatttgacaatagatagcgttgtacttctcgggcGTTCTAGGTGCcactaggtccttcgatattcgttcgactattcggcgataaatggcgttactcttaccggcgtaacaatagtaaCTTTACCTTTATTATATCAGCAATAGACTTAATGATTATTATTGTGTAAATTAACATTGTAAAAAATGAAAGGATTattttcaatacagattgaagAACTGCTATCTGAAATAGTGAAAAGCTCTAAAAGTGAGATCCGCGAAGCGTTATCCCTAGTGCTGCAAGCATTGAAGCTAAGTGACAGTTCACCAACAGTGCTGTCTATTGCTCTACTGCGATGGGCGAGAGCACTCAGTACTGCATTACTGGAGGGCAGCGATGTGAGGCAGCTGCTGTTTCTCATACATCACTTGTTCAGGTGCCAAAAAGTACTCACAGCTTGGAATCTATCCT is from Bombyx mori chromosome 6, ASM3026992v2 and encodes:
- the LOC101742879 gene encoding uncharacterized protein LOC101742879 isoform X1: MSWSNDLVLEFLELYRREQHLWDPKHPQHKNRIENNNAWLRIQSSLSIHCSVVDLKKKKESLMTSFRMHLKRKLKSQDGYSTTWFAYPIMESFLGGKYECDNTNQLEHEFYTNDNQFNTQTLLSEASTPRTANPTDKKSNKQTVQVNNSKTKNFDNTELKYAKKQMDDAVTYLKNVAAQKRESDECELYGRLLAKKLRKLDEHQRDVAMHEIDNIMFRARMQTGGTQRSYTASTSPVPRKIKSPIFIVTQENGQQFEDENTPYQNHMQGLQQT
- the LOC101742879 gene encoding uncharacterized protein LOC101742879 isoform X2, whose translation is MHYFTPKFYTNDNQFNTQTLLSEASTPRTANPTDKKSNKQTVQVNNSKTKNFDNTELKYAKKQMDDAVTYLKNVAAQKRESDECELYGRLLAKKLRKLDEHQRDVAMHEIDNIMFRARMQTGGTQRSYTASTSPVPRKIKSPIFIVTQENGQQFEDENTPYQNHMQGLQQT